One genomic region from Burkholderia latens encodes:
- a CDS encoding ABC transporter permease, with amino-acid sequence MNYASIAQNAPNHFSTSNFSSELSELNILSAEELAEISGAWNWGGMLLSGLQGSVLTGLTTAAGAAATGQPIGIAGISGMVSGGLAGAVQGGLNHPR; translated from the coding sequence ATGAATTACGCATCCATCGCTCAAAATGCTCCAAACCATTTTTCTACGTCGAATTTCTCTTCCGAGCTCTCCGAGCTAAACATCCTTTCGGCCGAAGAACTCGCTGAAATCTCCGGCGCATGGAACTGGGGAGGAATGTTGTTGAGTGGCTTGCAAGGCTCAGTGCTCACTGGACTCACCACCGCAGCCGGTGCAGCCGCCACCGGTCAGCCGATCGGCATCGCGGGAATCAGCGGCATGGTGAGCGGCGGCCTTGCCGGTGCAGTACAAGGAGGATTGAATCATCCGCGCTAA
- a CDS encoding winged helix DNA-binding protein, with protein sequence MKRPPTKIVSSEHLVSESSAELSELEYGLIMAGNAFNRWMVRCMSAAGAKDMTAVEVSLLHHVSHRERKKKLADICFVLNIEDTHVATYALKKLIARGYVKSEKSGKEVFFFATDAGRELCLKYREVREHCLIETLKDSGLTNEQIGDAAQLLRHASGLYDTAARAAASL encoded by the coding sequence ATGAAGCGTCCTCCGACCAAGATCGTGTCTTCCGAACACCTCGTTTCCGAGTCGAGCGCGGAGCTGTCGGAACTCGAATACGGGCTCATCATGGCCGGCAACGCATTCAACCGATGGATGGTGCGCTGCATGTCGGCCGCAGGCGCGAAGGACATGACGGCGGTCGAGGTGTCGCTGCTGCATCACGTGAGCCATCGCGAACGCAAGAAGAAGCTCGCCGACATCTGCTTCGTGCTCAATATCGAGGATACGCACGTCGCGACCTATGCGCTGAAAAAACTGATCGCGCGCGGCTACGTGAAAAGCGAGAAGAGCGGCAAGGAAGTGTTCTTCTTCGCGACCGACGCGGGCCGCGAGCTGTGTCTGAAGTATCGGGAGGTGCGCGAGCACTGCCTGATCGAGACGCTGAAGGACAGCGGCCTCACCAACGAGCAGATCGGCGACGCGGCGCAGTTGCTGCGCCACGCATCGGGCCTCTACGACACGGCCGCGCGCGCGGCGGCTTCGCTGTAA
- the pxpB gene encoding 5-oxoprolinase subunit PxpB: protein MTQPRIYPLGDAALVCEVPPPATLDCQRRVWAVAEAARAWPDVIDVVPGMNNLTIVFDALAATAESLTPALRDAWETADVGHANGREIEIPVEYGGAAGPDLAAVAAHTGLSADEVVARHAAGEYVVFFVGFQPGFAYLGGLDASLHTPRRAAPRLEVPAGSVGIGGAQTGIYPATSPGGWQLIGRTSHVLFDPARAQPTLLLPGDRVRFTIAGADAT from the coding sequence ATGACGCAACCCCGCATTTATCCGCTCGGCGATGCCGCCCTCGTCTGCGAGGTGCCGCCGCCCGCCACGCTCGATTGCCAGCGCCGCGTCTGGGCCGTCGCCGAGGCCGCGCGCGCGTGGCCCGACGTGATCGACGTCGTGCCGGGCATGAACAATCTGACTATCGTATTCGACGCGCTCGCCGCGACGGCGGAGTCGCTCACGCCGGCGCTGCGCGATGCGTGGGAAACCGCCGACGTCGGCCACGCGAACGGCCGCGAGATCGAAATCCCCGTCGAATACGGCGGCGCAGCCGGCCCCGACCTCGCGGCGGTCGCCGCGCACACGGGGCTGTCGGCCGATGAAGTCGTCGCGCGCCACGCGGCCGGCGAATACGTCGTGTTCTTCGTCGGCTTCCAGCCGGGCTTCGCGTATCTGGGCGGCCTCGACGCGTCGCTGCACACGCCACGGCGCGCAGCGCCGCGGCTGGAAGTGCCGGCCGGCTCGGTCGGTATCGGCGGCGCACAGACCGGGATCTATCCGGCCACGTCGCCCGGCGGCTGGCAGTTGATCGGCCGCACGTCGCACGTCCTGTTCGACCCGGCGCGCGCGCAGCCGACACTGCTGCTGCCGGGCGACCGCGTGCGCTTCACCATTGCCGGAGCCGACGCGACATGA
- a CDS encoding biotin-dependent carboxyltransferase family protein, whose amino-acid sequence MTQSTAPGTIEVVRAGPLSTLQDLGRRGTRHLGVAQGGALDGLALEVGNRLVGNRPDAAAVEITIGPAAFRFTRATRIAITGTEFGATLDGQPVYSWWSLPVDAGQTLVLPAAKRGMRGYLCIAGGIDVLPMLGSRSTDLASRFGGLGGRALRDGDRLPIGVPPTGAGCLAADAPEFGVKAPAWCAFVRVDEPPRRHRPAHAPWAMPVRVLPGPDYASFAADSQQAFWDEEWLVTANSNRMGYRLAGAELVRERPVELLSHAVLPGTIQVPPNGQPIVLMHDAQTTGGYPKIGTVIRADLWKLAQARLNLPIRFVRTTLDAARAALTAERAYLRQIDVAIEMREETRLRAQSRAA is encoded by the coding sequence ATGACCCAGAGCACCGCACCGGGCACGATCGAAGTCGTCCGCGCCGGCCCGCTATCGACCCTGCAGGATCTCGGCCGCCGCGGCACGCGCCATCTCGGCGTCGCGCAGGGCGGCGCGCTCGACGGCCTCGCGCTGGAGGTCGGCAACCGCCTCGTCGGCAACCGCCCCGACGCGGCAGCCGTCGAAATCACGATCGGGCCCGCCGCGTTCCGCTTCACGCGCGCGACGCGCATCGCGATCACGGGAACCGAATTCGGCGCGACGCTCGACGGCCAGCCCGTGTACTCATGGTGGAGCCTGCCGGTCGACGCCGGGCAGACGCTCGTGCTGCCGGCCGCGAAGCGCGGGATGCGCGGCTACCTGTGCATCGCGGGCGGCATCGACGTGCTGCCGATGCTCGGCTCGCGCAGCACCGATCTCGCGTCGCGCTTCGGCGGGCTCGGCGGCCGCGCGCTGCGCGACGGCGACCGGCTTCCGATCGGCGTGCCGCCGACGGGCGCCGGCTGCCTCGCGGCCGATGCGCCCGAATTCGGCGTGAAGGCGCCCGCGTGGTGCGCGTTCGTGCGCGTCGACGAGCCGCCGCGCCGCCACCGGCCGGCGCATGCACCGTGGGCGATGCCCGTGCGCGTGCTGCCGGGCCCCGATTACGCGTCGTTCGCGGCCGATTCGCAGCAGGCGTTCTGGGACGAGGAATGGCTCGTCACAGCGAACAGCAACCGGATGGGCTATCGGCTCGCCGGCGCGGAGCTCGTGCGCGAGCGGCCGGTCGAGCTGCTGTCGCATGCGGTGCTGCCCGGCACGATCCAGGTGCCGCCGAACGGCCAGCCGATCGTGCTGATGCACGACGCGCAGACCACCGGCGGCTACCCGAAGATCGGCACGGTGATCCGCGCGGATCTGTGGAAACTCGCGCAGGCGCGGCTCAACCTGCCGATCCGCTTCGTGCGCACGACGCTCGATGCCGCGCGCGCCGCGCTCACCGCGGAACGCGCGTATCTGCGGCAGATCGACGTCGCGATCGAGATGCGCGAGGAAACCCGCCTTCGCGCGCAATCGCGCGCAGCGTGA
- a CDS encoding lytic transglycosylase domain-containing protein, with amino-acid sequence MSNSLFRVYRAVALTLSAAALVTGTAACAAPGDDTLAGDDQIFVQLREAARRNDAAKAAQLASMIPNYPVPSYVEYFQIKPQLFDSTGRARVDAPDAPVQSFLQRYDGQAIADRMRNDYLLVLGARHDWRNFDDQYKRFVLDDDTQVKCYALESRAARGENVAEAARALLVEPKYYGDACVDLITALAVNQQFTSDDVWQQARLAYEQNYTTLGGKIVDALGPRPVGFDQATSAPPLYLARGIGPDAASHQLALIALGRMARNDPDAAAGMLTSVAGSLTKQEQAIAWGAIGYQGAIKRSPLASVWYAKSANAPLSNPGYEWRTRAALLAGNWPMVRWSIEQMPPSLRDDPAWIYWHARALKQSGDTLQANQEFEQVAGQYNFYGQLAGEELGQRTSIPPRTKVSDAEIDAMSKIPGFALAQRFYGLNLRLEGNREWNWPLRGMTDRQLLAAAEYGKRIDLLDRTVNTADRTKAEHDFTLRYPSPYRDIVERYAQSTGLDIEWAYGLIRQESRFITNARSSVGAGGLMQLMPATAQLVAKKLGMGTITRAQMHDIDTNIQLGTWYLADIYNNFDSSPVLATAGYNAGPGRPRQWRQVLTQPVEGAIFAETIPFNETRDYVKNVLSNTVYYAALFEGKPQSLKKRLGMISP; translated from the coding sequence ATGTCGAACAGCCTTTTCCGAGTATATCGCGCGGTCGCGCTCACGCTTTCGGCCGCCGCGCTCGTCACGGGCACGGCAGCGTGCGCCGCACCGGGCGACGACACGCTCGCCGGGGACGACCAGATCTTCGTGCAGCTTCGCGAAGCCGCGCGCCGCAACGACGCCGCGAAGGCAGCGCAGCTCGCGTCGATGATCCCCAACTATCCGGTGCCGTCCTACGTCGAGTATTTCCAGATCAAGCCGCAGTTGTTCGATTCGACGGGGCGCGCGCGTGTCGACGCGCCCGACGCCCCCGTGCAGTCGTTCCTGCAGCGCTACGACGGTCAGGCGATCGCCGATCGCATGCGCAACGACTATCTGCTCGTGCTCGGCGCGCGCCACGACTGGCGCAACTTCGACGATCAGTACAAGCGCTTCGTGCTCGACGACGACACGCAGGTCAAGTGCTACGCGCTCGAATCGCGCGCGGCGCGCGGCGAGAATGTCGCCGAGGCGGCGCGCGCGCTGCTCGTGGAGCCGAAATACTACGGCGATGCCTGTGTCGACCTGATTACCGCGCTCGCGGTGAACCAGCAGTTCACGAGCGACGACGTGTGGCAGCAGGCGCGCCTCGCGTACGAGCAGAACTACACGACGCTCGGCGGCAAGATCGTCGACGCGCTCGGCCCGCGCCCCGTCGGTTTCGATCAGGCGACGAGCGCGCCGCCGCTGTACCTCGCGCGCGGCATCGGCCCCGACGCGGCATCGCACCAGCTCGCGCTGATCGCACTCGGCCGGATGGCGCGCAACGACCCTGACGCGGCAGCAGGGATGCTCACGTCGGTCGCCGGCTCGTTGACGAAGCAGGAGCAAGCGATCGCGTGGGGCGCGATCGGCTATCAGGGCGCGATCAAGCGCTCGCCGCTCGCGTCGGTGTGGTACGCGAAATCGGCGAACGCGCCGCTGTCGAATCCGGGCTACGAATGGCGCACGCGCGCCGCGCTGCTCGCCGGCAACTGGCCGATGGTGCGCTGGTCGATCGAGCAGATGCCGCCGTCGCTGCGCGACGATCCGGCGTGGATCTACTGGCATGCGCGTGCGCTGAAGCAAAGCGGCGACACGCTGCAGGCGAACCAGGAATTCGAGCAGGTCGCGGGGCAGTACAACTTCTACGGGCAGCTCGCCGGCGAGGAGCTCGGCCAGCGCACGTCGATCCCGCCGCGCACGAAGGTGAGCGACGCCGAGATCGACGCGATGAGCAAGATCCCGGGCTTCGCGCTCGCGCAGCGCTTCTACGGGTTGAACCTGCGCCTCGAAGGCAACCGCGAATGGAACTGGCCGCTGCGCGGGATGACCGACCGCCAGCTGCTCGCGGCCGCGGAATACGGCAAGCGCATCGATCTGCTCGACCGCACGGTCAATACGGCCGACCGCACGAAGGCCGAGCACGACTTCACGCTGCGCTATCCGTCGCCGTACCGCGACATCGTCGAGCGCTACGCGCAGTCGACGGGCCTCGACATCGAATGGGCGTACGGGCTGATCCGCCAGGAGTCGCGCTTCATCACGAACGCGCGTTCGTCGGTCGGCGCGGGCGGGCTGATGCAGCTGATGCCGGCCACCGCGCAACTCGTCGCGAAGAAGCTCGGGATGGGCACGATCACGCGTGCGCAGATGCACGACATCGACACCAACATCCAGCTCGGCACCTGGTATCTGGCGGACATCTACAACAACTTCGACAGCTCACCGGTGCTCGCGACCGCCGGATACAACGCAGGCCCGGGCCGGCCGCGCCAGTGGCGCCAGGTGTTGACGCAGCCGGTCGAAGGCGCGATCTTCGCGGAAACGATTCCGTTCAACGAGACGCGCGACTACGTGAAGAACGTGCTGTCGAATACCGTCTACTACGCAGCGCTCTTCGA
- the pxpA gene encoding 5-oxoprolinase subunit PxpA, producing the protein MEIDLNADLGEGCGSDEALLDLVTSANIACGWHAGGANAMRDCVRWAVQKGVSIGAHPSFHDPENFGRKEMQLPAGDIYAGVLYQLGALSAIAQAEGGRIAHVKPHGALYNQAARDPMIADAVVSAIHDFDPSLAVFGLANSVFVAAARHAGLAAVEEVFADRGYRADGSLVPRNQPGALIDDEDAVLARTLDMVRERQVRAVSGEWVPLNAQTVCLHGDGPHALAFAKRIRAALEAAGVEVVAPGAVRADEGA; encoded by the coding sequence ATGGAAATCGATCTGAACGCCGATCTCGGCGAAGGATGCGGATCGGACGAGGCGCTGCTCGATCTCGTCACGTCGGCGAACATCGCGTGCGGCTGGCATGCGGGGGGCGCCAATGCGATGCGCGACTGCGTGCGGTGGGCCGTGCAGAAGGGCGTGTCGATCGGCGCCCATCCGAGCTTTCACGATCCGGAGAATTTCGGCCGAAAGGAAATGCAGTTGCCGGCCGGCGACATTTACGCGGGCGTGTTGTACCAGCTCGGCGCGCTATCCGCGATCGCGCAGGCCGAGGGCGGCCGCATCGCGCACGTGAAGCCGCACGGCGCGCTGTACAACCAGGCCGCACGCGATCCGATGATTGCCGACGCGGTCGTGTCGGCGATTCACGACTTCGATCCGTCGCTCGCTGTGTTCGGCCTCGCGAACAGCGTGTTCGTCGCGGCCGCGCGCCACGCCGGCCTTGCCGCGGTGGAAGAGGTGTTCGCCGATCGCGGCTACCGCGCGGACGGCTCGCTCGTGCCGCGCAACCAGCCCGGCGCGCTGATCGACGACGAAGACGCGGTGCTCGCACGCACGCTCGACATGGTGCGCGAGCGGCAGGTGCGCGCGGTGAGCGGCGAATGGGTGCCGCTCAACGCGCAGACGGTCTGCCTGCACGGCGACGGGCCGCATGCGCTGGCGTTCGCGAAAAGGATTCGTGCGGCGTTGGAGGCGGCGGGGGTTGAGGTGGTGGCGCCGGGTGCGGTGCGGGCGGATGAAGGCGCGTAA
- a CDS encoding 5-formyltetrahydrofolate cyclo-ligase — protein MEHELSESIACNPVPNPKVALRKTLSGARRDAASQPPANAALDARLRALLERLAPSTVGFYWPLPGEFDARDAILAWVAAGTGRRAALPVIGEKHTPLAFHAWDADTPMREGHHRIPEPASGIVVVPDLLLIPCVGFDLQRYRLGYGGGYYDRTLAVWPGDTLPVTVGVAYEACRVDELPAEAHDLAMNWIVTDGALYPSAG, from the coding sequence ATGGAGCACGAATTGAGCGAAAGCATAGCATGCAACCCTGTGCCGAACCCGAAGGTTGCACTGCGCAAAACGCTGTCCGGCGCGCGTCGCGACGCCGCGTCGCAGCCCCCGGCGAATGCCGCGCTCGACGCGCGGCTGCGCGCGTTGCTCGAACGGCTCGCACCGTCCACGGTAGGCTTCTACTGGCCGCTGCCGGGCGAATTCGACGCACGCGACGCGATCCTCGCGTGGGTCGCGGCAGGCACCGGCCGGCGCGCCGCGTTGCCGGTGATCGGCGAGAAGCACACACCGCTCGCGTTCCATGCATGGGATGCGGATACGCCGATGCGCGAAGGCCATCACCGGATTCCGGAGCCCGCATCGGGCATCGTCGTCGTGCCCGATCTGCTGCTGATTCCGTGCGTGGGATTCGACCTGCAGCGGTATCGGCTCGGCTATGGCGGCGGCTACTACGATCGCACGCTCGCGGTATGGCCCGGCGACACGCTGCCGGTGACGGTCGGCGTCGCGTACGAAGCATGCCGCGTGGACGAGTTGCCCGCCGAAGCGCACGATCTCGCAATGAACTGGATCGTGACGGACGGCGCGCTTTATCCGTCCGCGGGATGA